The Humulus lupulus chromosome 4, drHumLupu1.1, whole genome shotgun sequence genome has a window encoding:
- the LOC133832023 gene encoding uncharacterized protein LOC133832023, giving the protein MSLKDNRLTDAFKVEVQLAGIGQNLTSIGTTLHYQVAYKLQDHTLNLSLPTTEEVLLVSVDSTQVPTCTHIPRQISTDDLMKILPSSRITNYEMLHQPQNDVQTLTEPSYHKKEDDSVEIVFDRTQTKTPNCFTTQYMTTFVTLTDVEIQSFNSQGNPIYAFESLDGHKYWEVCDCKSCLKIEEDLPKWRLSSD; this is encoded by the coding sequence ATGTCTCTCAAAGACAATCGCTTGACTGATGCTTTCAAAGTTGAAGTCCAATTGGCTGGAATTGGCCAAAATCTTACTTCCATTGGAACTACTCTTCACTACCAGGTGGCATACAAACTCCAAGATCACACTCTGAATCTTTCTTTGCCAACAACTGAAGAAGTATTATTGGTCTCGGTAGACTCTACCCAAGTTCCAACATGCACTCATATTCCAAGACAAATCTCTACAGATGATCTTATGAAGATTTTGCCCAGTTCACGGATAACAAACTATGAGATGCTCCACCAACCTCAAAATGATGTTCAGACTCTTACTGAACCATCTTATCACAAAAAAGAAGATGACTCTGTCGAAATAGTCTTTGACAGAACTCAAACAAAGACTCCTAATTGCTTTACTACCCAGTACATGACGACTTTTGTCACACTAACTGATGTTGAAATCCAATCCTTTAATTCTCAAGGCAACCCTATTTATGCTTTTGAATCTTTGGATGGACATAAGTATTGGGAAGTTTGCGACTGCAAAAGCTGCCTAAAAATAGAAGAAGACCTCCCAAAGTGGCGTCTTAGCTCAGATTAA